One genomic region from Candidatus Hydrogenedentota bacterium encodes:
- the rplV gene encoding 50S ribosomal protein L22 → MAVASARASHLRISPRKLRLVADQIRGKKVVEARNILLFTVKGGAPLLSTVLAAAVANAESKAAERRERIDTDEMIITKLLVNGGPTMRRYRSAPRSRGVKIRRRSSHIEMIIAHK, encoded by the coding sequence ATGGCGGTGGCAAGTGCACGCGCAAGTCATCTGCGCATTTCGCCTCGTAAACTGCGGCTCGTTGCCGATCAGATTCGCGGCAAGAAAGTTGTGGAAGCGCGCAACATTCTACTGTTCACGGTGAAGGGCGGCGCACCGCTTCTCTCGACGGTATTGGCGGCGGCCGTTGCCAACGCGGAAAGCAAAGCCGCGGAACGGCGCGAGCGGATCGATACGGACGAGATGATAATCACGAAGCTTTTGGTGAACGGCGGTCCCACGATGCGCAGGTACCGGTCGGCCCCGCGCAGCCGCGGCGTCAAGATTCGTCGTCGTTCGAGCCACATTGAGATGATAATCGCGCACAAGTAA
- the rplW gene encoding 50S ribosomal protein L23, producing MKTDPFYIVKKPILTEESTIQTTTKNKYVFSVDPRANKNQIRDAIETMFKVKVVDVNTMNYDGKLRRRGRYVGRKPNWKKAIVTLRQGDAIDLMG from the coding sequence ATGAAGACGGATCCGTTCTACATTGTGAAGAAGCCGATTCTGACGGAAGAATCGACGATTCAGACGACGACGAAGAACAAGTACGTGTTCAGCGTAGACCCTCGCGCGAACAAGAATCAGATTCGCGATGCCATCGAGACGATGTTCAAGGTGAAGGTCGTCGATGTGAACACGATGAATTACGACGGCAAACTGCGCCGTCGCGGCCGTTATGTGGGCCGGAAGCCGAATTGGAAGAAGGCTATTGTCACCTTGCGGCAAGGCGACGCCATCGATTTGATGGGTTAA
- the rpsS gene encoding 30S ribosomal protein S19 yields the protein MPRSVKKGPFIDEHLMKKVEKHSSTGDKRVIKTWSRRSTVIPEMVGLTIAVHNGNKFLPVFITENMVGHKLGEFSPTRTFRAHSGAKKAEKAKGGAA from the coding sequence GTGCCACGGTCAGTGAAAAAAGGCCCATTCATCGACGAGCACCTCATGAAGAAGGTGGAGAAGCACTCGTCCACAGGGGATAAGCGCGTCATCAAGACGTGGTCTCGCCGGTCGACGGTGATTCCGGAGATGGTAGGGCTGACGATAGCGGTTCACAACGGCAACAAGTTCTTGCCGGTGTTCATCACCGAGAACATGGTCGGCCATAAGTTGGGCGAATTCTCGCCGACGCGGACGTTCCGTGCTCACTCGGGTGCGAAGAAAGCCGAGAAGGCCAAGGGGGGTGCTGCGTAA
- the rplB gene encoding 50S ribosomal protein L2, with translation MGIKKFKPVTPSMRGMSVSDFAEITKDTPEKNLTSAKRRISGRNNLGRVTMRRRGGGHKRRYRILDFRREKDGIPGKVEAIEYDPNRTARIALICYADGERRYIVAPTGLTVGMTLMSGAGAEFQVGNTLPLSNIPLGTVVHNVELTPGKGGQLARAAGNGCQLLAKEGTYAALRLPSGEMRRVLLTCRATIGQVGNEEHLNVSIGKAGRTRWLGKRPKVRGVAMNPIDHPHGGGEGRTSGGRHPVTPWGVSTKGHKTRSKKKRSNIFIIRRRK, from the coding sequence ATGGGAATCAAGAAATTTAAGCCGGTGACGCCGTCGATGCGCGGTATGAGCGTGTCGGACTTTGCCGAGATCACGAAAGACACGCCGGAAAAGAATCTGACGTCCGCGAAGCGGCGTATTTCGGGACGCAACAACCTGGGCCGCGTAACGATGCGGCGCAGGGGCGGCGGCCACAAACGGCGCTACCGTATTTTGGACTTCCGTCGCGAGAAGGACGGAATTCCGGGCAAAGTTGAAGCGATCGAGTACGATCCGAACCGCACGGCGCGCATTGCGCTCATCTGCTACGCAGACGGCGAACGCCGCTACATCGTTGCCCCGACCGGTTTGACGGTGGGGATGACGTTGATGAGCGGCGCCGGAGCGGAATTCCAGGTGGGCAATACGCTCCCCCTGAGCAACATTCCGCTCGGTACGGTCGTACACAACGTGGAATTGACGCCCGGCAAGGGCGGCCAGTTGGCCCGCGCGGCGGGTAACGGCTGCCAGTTGCTTGCGAAGGAAGGCACGTATGCGGCCCTTCGCTTGCCGTCGGGCGAAATGCGGCGCGTTCTGCTGACGTGCCGCGCCACCATCGGACAGGTGGGCAATGAAGAGCATTTGAACGTCAGCATCGGTAAGGCAGGCCGGACGCGTTGGCTCGGCAAGCGGCCGAAGGTGCGCGGCGTTGCAATGAACCCGATCGACCACCCGCATGGCGGTGGTGAAGGCAGGACGTCGGGTGGACGTCACCCGGTGACTCCGTGGGGTGTTTCGACAAAAGGCCACAAGACCCGGTCGAAGAAGAAGCGCTCCAACATATTCATTATCCGCAGGCGGAAGTAA